From the Manis javanica isolate MJ-LG chromosome 11, MJ_LKY, whole genome shotgun sequence genome, one window contains:
- the B3GAT3 gene encoding galactosylgalactosylxylosylprotein 3-beta-glucuronosyltransferase 3 isoform X2, with product MKLKLKNVFLAYFLVSIAGLLYALVQLAEQLRQKDLRISQLQADLRRPPPAPAQPPEPEALPTIYVVTPTYARLVQKAELVRLSQTLSLVPRLHWLLVEDAEGPTPLVSGLLAASGLLFTHLAVLTPKAQRLREGEPGWVRPRGVEQRNRALDWLRGGGGAVGGEKDPPPPGTRGVVYFADDDNTYSRELFEEMRWTRGVSVWPVGLVGGLRFEGPRVQDGRVVGFHTAWEPNRPFPVDMAGFAVALPSLLAKPNAQFDGAAPRGHLESSLLSHLVDTKDLEPRAANCTRVLVWHTRTEKPKMKQEEQLQRQGQGSDPAIEV from the exons ATGAAGCTGAAGCTGAAGAACGTGTTTCTCGCCTACTTCCTGGTGTCGATCGCTGGTCTCCTCTACGCGCTGGTGCAGCTCG CAGAGCAGCTTCGACAGAAGGATCTGAGGATTTCCCAGCTGCAAGCGGATCTCCGTCGCCCACcgcctgcccctgcccagccccctgaACCTGAGGCCCTGCCTACTATCTATGTTGTTACCCCCACCTATGCCAG GCTTGTACAGAAGGCAGAGCTGGTGCGGCTGTCCCAGACACTGAGCCTGGTGCCCCGGCTGCATTGGCTGCTAGTGGAGGACGCTGAGGGCCCCACCCCATTGGTCTCAGGGCTGCTGGCTGCCTCTGGCCTCCTCTTCACACACCTGGCGGTCCTTACTCCCAAGGCCCAGCGGCTCCGGGAGGGAGAGCCAGGCTGGGTTCGGCCCCGAGGTGTAGAACAGCGGAACCGGGCCCTGGACTGGCTCAGGGGTGGAGGAGGTGCTGTTGGGGGAGAGAAGGACCCACCCCCTCCAGGGACCCGGGGAGTCGTGTACTTTGCTGACGACGATAACACCTACAGCCGGGAACTCTTTGAGGAG ATGCGCTGGACCCGTGGTGTCTCAGTGTGGCCTGTGGGGCTGGTGGGTGGCCTGCGATTCGAGGGACCTCGGGTACAGGATGGCCGGGTTGTGGGCTTCCACACAGCATGGGAGCCCAACAGGCCCTTTCCAGTGGATATGGCAGGATTTGCTGTTGCCCTGCCCTCGCTGTTGGCTAAGCCCAATGCCCAGTTTGATGGTGCTGCTCCCCGGGGCCACCTGGAGAGCAGTCTCCTGAGCCACCTTGTGGATACCAAGGACCTGGAGCCCCGGGCTGCCAATTGCACTCGG GTTCTGGTGTGGCATACACGAACAGAGAAGCCCAAGATGAAGCAGGAAGAGCAGCTACAGCGGCAGGGCCAAGGCTCAGATCCAGCCATTGAGGTGTGA
- the B3GAT3 gene encoding galactosylgalactosylxylosylprotein 3-beta-glucuronosyltransferase 3 isoform X1: MKLKLKNVFLAYFLVSIAGLLYALVQLGQPCDCLPPLRAAAEQLRQKDLRISQLQADLRRPPPAPAQPPEPEALPTIYVVTPTYARLVQKAELVRLSQTLSLVPRLHWLLVEDAEGPTPLVSGLLAASGLLFTHLAVLTPKAQRLREGEPGWVRPRGVEQRNRALDWLRGGGGAVGGEKDPPPPGTRGVVYFADDDNTYSRELFEEMRWTRGVSVWPVGLVGGLRFEGPRVQDGRVVGFHTAWEPNRPFPVDMAGFAVALPSLLAKPNAQFDGAAPRGHLESSLLSHLVDTKDLEPRAANCTRVLVWHTRTEKPKMKQEEQLQRQGQGSDPAIEV; this comes from the exons ATGAAGCTGAAGCTGAAGAACGTGTTTCTCGCCTACTTCCTGGTGTCGATCGCTGGTCTCCTCTACGCGCTGGTGCAGCTCG GCCAGCCATGTGACTGCCTCCCTCCTCTGCGGGCAGCAGCAGAGCAGCTTCGACAGAAGGATCTGAGGATTTCCCAGCTGCAAGCGGATCTCCGTCGCCCACcgcctgcccctgcccagccccctgaACCTGAGGCCCTGCCTACTATCTATGTTGTTACCCCCACCTATGCCAG GCTTGTACAGAAGGCAGAGCTGGTGCGGCTGTCCCAGACACTGAGCCTGGTGCCCCGGCTGCATTGGCTGCTAGTGGAGGACGCTGAGGGCCCCACCCCATTGGTCTCAGGGCTGCTGGCTGCCTCTGGCCTCCTCTTCACACACCTGGCGGTCCTTACTCCCAAGGCCCAGCGGCTCCGGGAGGGAGAGCCAGGCTGGGTTCGGCCCCGAGGTGTAGAACAGCGGAACCGGGCCCTGGACTGGCTCAGGGGTGGAGGAGGTGCTGTTGGGGGAGAGAAGGACCCACCCCCTCCAGGGACCCGGGGAGTCGTGTACTTTGCTGACGACGATAACACCTACAGCCGGGAACTCTTTGAGGAG ATGCGCTGGACCCGTGGTGTCTCAGTGTGGCCTGTGGGGCTGGTGGGTGGCCTGCGATTCGAGGGACCTCGGGTACAGGATGGCCGGGTTGTGGGCTTCCACACAGCATGGGAGCCCAACAGGCCCTTTCCAGTGGATATGGCAGGATTTGCTGTTGCCCTGCCCTCGCTGTTGGCTAAGCCCAATGCCCAGTTTGATGGTGCTGCTCCCCGGGGCCACCTGGAGAGCAGTCTCCTGAGCCACCTTGTGGATACCAAGGACCTGGAGCCCCGGGCTGCCAATTGCACTCGG GTTCTGGTGTGGCATACACGAACAGAGAAGCCCAAGATGAAGCAGGAAGAGCAGCTACAGCGGCAGGGCCAAGGCTCAGATCCAGCCATTGAGGTGTGA
- the ROM1 gene encoding rod outer segment membrane protein 1, translating into MAPVLPVLLPLQPRIRLAQGLWLLSWLLALTGGLTILCSGHLLVQLWHLDTFLAPSCPFTALPRLALAASAVALGTGLVAAGASRASLDAAQYPPWRRILGPLLGAGVAGGEGLLVLALGLTLALPGSLDMGLEEGLGTALAHYKDTEVPGHCHAKRLVDELQLRHHCCGRHGYKDWFGIQWISSRYLDPNDQDVVDRIQSNVEGLYLIDGVPFSCCNPHSPRPCLQSQLSDPHAHPLFDPRQPNLNLWIQGCHRVLLGYLENLTSTLGSMLAVTFLLQTLVLLGLRYLQTALEGLGGIIDGEGETQGYLFPSGLKDMLKIVWLQGGGAHRPAPEEVPPEEAPPKESLPET; encoded by the exons ATGGCGCCGGTGTTGCCCGTGTTGCTGCCCCTGCAGCCTCGTATCCGTCTGGCGCAGGGGCTCTGGCTTCTTTCCTGGCTGCTGGCGCTGACCGGTGGCCTCACCATCCTCTGTAGCGGGCACCTCCTGGTCCAGCTGTGGCACCTTGACACCTTCTTGGCTCCCTCCTGCCCGTTCACTGCCCTGCCGCGGCTTGCCCTGGCAGCCAGTGCGGTGGCTCTGGGCACAGGACTGGTGGCTGCAGGAGCCAGCAGGGCCAGCCTGGATGCAGCTCAATACCCTCCCTGGCGAAGGATCCTGGGCCCGCTGCTGGGAGCTGGCGTTGCTGGGGGCGAGGGGCTCCTGGTCCTCGCCCTGGGGCTAACCCTGGCTTTACCTGGGAGCCTGGACATGGGGCTAGAGGAGGGCCTGGGGACTGCCTTGGCTCACTACAAGGACACAGAGGTGCCCGGACACTGCCATGCCAAACGGCTGGTGGATGAGCTGCAGCTGAGGCACCACTGCTGCGGGCGCCACGGGTACAAGGATTGGTTTGGGATCCAGTGGATCAGCAGCCGTTACCTGGATCCCAATGACCAGGATGTAGTTGA CCGGATCCAGAGCAATGTGGAAGGCCTGTATCTGATTGATGGGGTCCCTTTCTCCTGCTGCAACCCCCACTCACCCAGACCTTGCCTGCAAAGCCAGCTCTCAGACCCTCACGCTCACCCACTCTTCGATCCCCGCCAGCCCAACCTAAACCTCTGGATCCAAGGATGCCACAGGGTGCTGCTGGGATACCTGGAGAACTTGACAAGCACGCTTGGCAGCATGCTGGCTGTCACCTTCCTGCTGCAG ACTCTGGTGCTCCTGGGCCTGCGGTACCTGCAGACGGCCCTGGAGGGGCTTGGAGGAATCATCGATGGGGAGGGAGAGACTCAGGGTTATCTCTTTCCCAGTGGGCTGAAGGACATGCTGAAAATAGTGTGGCTACAGGGAGGGGGTGCCCATAGGCCGGCACCTGAGGAGGTCCCACCAGAAGAGGCACCTCCTAAAGAGAGTCTACCTGAGACCTAA